From a single Lolium rigidum isolate FL_2022 chromosome 7, APGP_CSIRO_Lrig_0.1, whole genome shotgun sequence genomic region:
- the LOC124671007 gene encoding xyloglucan endotransglucosylase protein 7-like, whose translation MASNGKRTLVVILCSVLLAAGVARGGNFYQDVDITFGDWRAKILGGGDLMTLTMDKASGSGFQSKNQYLFGRWDMKMKLIPGNSAGTVASFYLSSPPQGPHHDEIDFEFLGNLNGKPYTVQTNIFSQGVGGREQQFRMWFDPTKDFHTYTIVWNPINIMFYVDGTPIREYRNRQADTGVPFLTQQPMRVYASLWNGEAWATGGGSIKTNWTWAPFVASYKGYTATGCVSSQDPAACASSTGAWMHQQLDTAEQARLRQVQKNYMIANYCTDPWRKYPRPDCKY comes from the exons ATGGCGTCCAATGGAAAGAGAACATTGGTGGTGATTCTGTGCTCTGTGCTGCTGGCTGCCGGCGTGGCCCGCGGCGGCAACTTCTACCAGGACGTGGACATCACGTTTGGCGATTGGCGCGCGAAGAtcctcggcggcggcgacctcaTGACGCTGACCATGGACAAGGCCTCCGGCTCCGGGTTCCAGTCCAAGAACCAGTACCTGTTCGGCCGCTGGGACATGAAGATGAAGCTCATCCCCGGCAACTCCGCCGGCACCGTCGCCAGTTTCTAC CTTTCGTCGCCGCCGCAGGGGCCGCACCACGACGAGATCGACTTCGAATTCCTGGGGAACCTGAACGGCAAGCCCTACACCGTGCAGACCAACATCTTCAGCCAGGGGGTGGGCGGCCGGGAGCAGCAGTTCCGCATGTGGTTCGATCCAACCAAGGACTTCCACACATACACCATCGTCTGGAAccccatcaacatcat GTTCTACGTTGACGGGACGCCGATTCGGGAGTACCGGAACCGGCAGGCGGACACAGGGGTGCCGTTCCTGACGCAGCAGCCGATGCGGGTGTACGCGAGCCTCTGGAACGGGGAGGCATGGGCGACCGGCGGCGGGAGCATAAAGACTAACTGGACATGGGCGCCGTTCGTGGCGTCGTACAAGGGGTACACGGCTACCGGGTGTGTGTCGTCGCAGGACCCGGCGGCGTGTGCTAGTTCCACTGGCGCGTGGATGCACCAGCAGCTGGACACCGCGGAGCAGGCCCGCCTCCGGCAGGTGCAGAAGAATTACATGATCGCCAACTACTGCACCGATCCCTGGAGGAAGTACCCGAGGCCCGACTGCAAGTACTAG